The Cystobacter fuscus DSM 2262 DNA window CCGAGCGTCTCGCCCGTGTCGGCGCGGACCACCCGCGCGCCCGCGGGCACGGAGTTCACGGTGAGGGAGACGGGCACCGGCTGGGGCTTGGGGGCCTCGGCCACCAGCGGCTCGGCCACCACGGCCCCCGGCGTGGAAGCCGCGGGCTCGCCGCCTCGCACCAGCACGAGACCCACGCCCGCCAGGGCCAGCACGCCCACCAGGGCTGCCCAGCCCGCGCGCCGCGGCATCCGCAGCGCGAAGGGCATCGGCATGGGCCGGGTGGGCCGGTCCTCGGGAGGCACGACGGCCAGGGTGGCCGGGTCCGAGTCCGTCACCAGCGCGGTGATGACCTCGGCGAGCTGCGCGGGCCGCCCCTCGGGCTCCTTGGACAGGCAGCGCAGGGTGATGGCCGCCAGCTCCGGCGGAATCGCGTCGCCCGCGGGCGTGTGCGTGGGCAGCTCCGGGGGCGACTCGGTGAGGATCTTCACCATGAGCTGGCCGAAGTTGGGCGCCACGAAGGGCGGCTGTCCGGCGAGCAGCTCATAGAGGACGGTGCCCACGGCGTAGATGTCCGCGCGCGCGTCCACCGGCAGCCCCGCCGCCTGCTCGGGCGACATGTACGTGGGCGTGCCGATGATGGTGCCGTCCAACGTCCCGTTGACGCCCTCGGCGGTGAGCAGCTTGGCCACGCCGAAGTCGAGCACCTTCACGAAGTCCGGCTGTCCGCTCTTGTGGGCGATGAAGAGGTTGTCCGGCTTGATGTCGCGGTGCACCACCCCGAGCTGATGCGCCGCGCTGAGCGCCGCGCACACCTGAACCATGATGCGGCGGATGCGCGCGAGGCCCAGCCGCTCCTCGCGCAGCAGCTCCGACAGGCTCTGGCCGCGCAGCAGCTCCATCACGCAGTAGACGTGACCGGCCGCCGGGTCCTCGACGAAGTCGAAGATCTCCACGATGTGCTCGTGGTTGATCTGATTGACGGCGTGCGCCTCCTGGAAGAAGCGCCGCACGAAGTTGCCGTCATGGGCGTAGGTGGAGCGCAGGACCTTGAGGGCCACCTGGCGTCCCAGCCGCACATGCCGCGCCTGGAAGACCTGCCCCATGGAGCCCTCGCCCAGGAGGCGCTCCAGTTGATAGCTGCCCAGGATGTCGCCTACCTGCAACTGCGTCTCCTGAATCGAGGAACCGCCGGGTCCGGCGTTGCGCGAGCCAGTGGAGAGTACAGTACCTGGGATGAGGTCGTCGCCGCCCATGAGAGGACCAAACTCGCCACGGAATCTGTTCCCGGCAACCCATACGTGAACAGCGCCGTCAGGTGGGCGACTTTTGCACACCAGCGCTGCCCTCGTGTGGCACCCGGTTGGCCCGGAGTGTGAACAGCCCTTCTTCCCGGAAGAAGAAGGGCTTGGGATACGACATCACCTGGGTGGATCAACTACACGTGCCGTTGCTCTTGCAGGTTCTCCCGTTCCCGCAAGCCGTACCGGTGGTGCAGTCGGCGGTGTCCGCGCAGTCGATCTTGTTGTCCTTGTCGTTGTCCTGACCATCGTTGCAGGTGGTCTCGGCGGCGGCGTTCGACTTGCAGAGGCAGCCCGTCCCACACGACTGATTGGCACAGTCCGTGTCCGCGCAGTCGACCTTGGTGTCCTTGTCGTTGTCGACATTGTCGTTGCAGGTGGTCTCGGCGGCGGCGTTCGACTTGCAGAGGCAGCCCGTCCCACACGACTGATTGGCGCAATCCGTGTCCGCGCAGTCGATCTTGGTGTCCCTGTCGTTGTCGTTGCTATCGCCGCAGAGGGTCTCGGCGGCGGCGTTCGACTTGCAGAGGCAGCCCGTCCCACACGACAGATTGGCACAGTCCGTGTCCGCGCAGTCGTTCTTGGTGTCCTTGTCGTTGTCGACATTGTCGTTGCAGGTGGTCTCGGCGGCGACGTTCGACTTGCAGGTGCAGCCCGTCCCACACGACTTCTGGTCGCAGTCGGTGTCCGCGCACCCCACGAGCCCATCCCCGTCGTCGTCCGAGCCCTCGGTGCACGTCTGCTGCACGCGTCCCGTGCACCTGCCCGCGACGCACGTCTGACCCGCCGAGCAGGCGGTGCCACACGCGCCGCAGTTCTTCACGTCCTGCTGGAGATCGAAGCCCTCGTCCGTCACTCCGTCACAATTGTCGTCGACGCGGTTGCACAGCTCTTCGGTGGGCTGGACCTCGCCCTCGCACAGCTGCTCGTTGTTGGCGCCGCACTTGGGCGTGCCGGCCTTGCAGCGCCCCTTGCCCGCAGTGCCCTCGGGGCCGCCATAGCAGGTCGCGGCCAGATCGTCCTTCTTGCCATTGCAGTCGTCATCGACGCCATTGCACACCTCGGTGGCGTTGGCGGAGGGCGTGCAGCAATAGCCGCTCAGGCCCTCCCGGGGCACGCACTTCTCCCCGGCCAGGGAGCAATCCTCGTCCGAGGCGCAGCTGAAGATGGTGCCATCCGGAAGCTCCGCCACCCAACACGCCGAGGCCGCCACGGCCATCCACAAGCCGAACCCGAGCGCGCACACGAGAGAAGAAATCGACTTCATGATCAGAAACTCCCACCAAACACGAGATGAAGGGCCATGTCACCGCGCCCCGAGCCGCCCGTCCCACCGGCCACCGGGGCCACCGAGGAAGACGCCGGCGCGGAGCGCTGCGGCACGATGATGAGCCAGGCCAGGCTGCCGGCCGCCACCGCGCCTCCGCCCGCCATGAGGGCCGTGGAGATCAGCGCGTTCTGCCGCATGGCCTCATAGTCACGCCGGTTGATGTCCACCACGCCCTGGCGGTCGATCTTCATCGTCCTCTGCTGCAGGGGCAGGCCCATGGCCACGCCCGCGCCCACCGCCGCCAGTCCCAGCACCGTGGTGTAGAGGGCGGGGCGGCTGAAGATGGTGGGATTCGAGGAGCCCGACTTCCTCTTCTTCTTCGCCGGCGTGCGCTCGTCCAGCTCCGACAGGGGGCTCTCCGGCGCGGCGCCACTGAACTCCAGCCGCACGGCGAGCTCCTTCGTCTCGCCCGGGGTGAGCGTCACCGTCTTCGTATAGGTGTTGTAGTCGTCCGCCTCCACGACGATCTGGTTGTCCCCGGGCGGCAGCTTCGCCTCCACGTTGCCCACGCCCAGCACGCGCGAGCCCACGCGCACCACCGCGCGCGACACGTTGCTCGCCACCTTGAGCATCGCGCGGGGCCTTGCCAGGGTCGTCACCCGCTTGGCCAGCGTCTCGCCCGCCTCGCGGATGAAGGTGCTGTCCGTCGGCTTGCGGCCCGTCACCACGTCCGTCTCCACCACGCCCCGGTCGCGGTCGAACGTCCACAACCGCAGCGTCCAGCCCTCGTCCTCCAGCGACAGGCGCGCGGTGGTGAGCAGGTCCGCGTCCAGCGTGTCCGCCGCGCCGCTCAGGCACGAGGCCTCCGCGCAGCGCAGCGTGGTCGCGTAGTCATTGCCGAGCTGCTGGCGGGCCTCGGCCGGAGTCGCCGCGCGCACCACCTTGCCGGTGCGGAACGCCACGCCCTGCAACCACCCCACCCACCTCTTGGAGGCCGCGGCGCCGGCGCGCTCGGGCGTGTCCAGGCCCACGAGCCCGAAGCGTGGCATGAGGTCCGCCCCGGGGCCCGAGCTGAGATCCAGCCCCATGGAGCCATCCGGAGGCGCTTCCTCGGAGGACTCCTCGGTCTGCTCGTTGGACTGCGGGGCGTTGGGGTCCGAGGAGAGATCCAACCCGAAACCACCCTGGGCCCTGGCCGGGCCGGAGGCCAGCGCGAGCAGGACGGCGGCGACGACGAAAGCGGTGCGCATGGGCCCCGTTCTACCCTGAACAGAGCCCGTTGCGGAGCACTCCGCGCGTCACGCCCCGCGCGAGGCCAGGTAGCGCGCCAGGGCCTGTGCCTTGGGCACCAACGTTTCCACCTCGATGAATTCCTCCACCGTATGGAAACCCTTGCCCCGGGGGCCGAGCCCATCGATGGAGGGAATGCCCATGGAGGACGAGGTGCTGGCGTCCGAGCCGCCTCCCACCAGGGGGGACTCGCCCCGGCCCAGCCCCGAGGCATGGGCACACGTCCCATACGCCTCCATCAGCGCCGCCGAGGCCTCGGTGCGCTCCAGGGGCTCGCGCGACACGCCCCCTTGCACCTCGATGCGGGTACCAGGCACCCCCGCCGCCGCTTCCTCGGCCGCATGGTGGAAGCGCCGCACCAGCTCCTCGCCGTCCGCGCGGGTGCAGAAGCGCAGGTCCACCTCCGCCACCGCCTGGTCCGGCACGGTGTTCTTGCCCTGTCCCCCCGTGACCTTGCCCACGTTGACGGTGAGGCCGCGCGGGTAGTCGGTGAGCTGCTGCACCCGATCCACGAAGCGGGCGATGGCCCAGAGGGCATTGGCGCCCTCGTGGTGGGCGTTGCCCGCGTGGGCCGCCTTGCCGCGCGCCGTCGCCACCGCCATGCCCGTGCCCTTGCGCCGGGTGATGATGGCGTCCCCGGCCCGGCCGGACTCGAAGACGAGACAGGCCTCGGCCCCGGCGATGGCCTCGCGGATGACGCCGATCCCCTCGGGCGACCCCACCTCCTCGTCCGCCACCACCACCAGGCGCAACGGGGGCAGCCGCCCCAGGCCCCCCGTCGCCGCGAGCGCCTTGAGCGCCCAGGCGATGACGACGAGCCCTCCCTTCATGTCCAGCACGCCCGGGCCGCGCCGCAAGGAGCCCTCGCGCCGGTAGCCCTCGAACTTGCCGGGGGGAAAGACCGTGTCCAGGTGTCCCACGAGCGCCAGCGGCCGGGCTGCCGGCCGTCCCTCGGAGCGGAAGACGAGATGATCCGCGTAGCGCTGGCTGGGCACCACCTCCGCCGCCAGC harbors:
- a CDS encoding serine/threonine-protein kinase codes for the protein MGGDDLIPGTVLSTGSRNAGPGGSSIQETQLQVGDILGSYQLERLLGEGSMGQVFQARHVRLGRQVALKVLRSTYAHDGNFVRRFFQEAHAVNQINHEHIVEIFDFVEDPAAGHVYCVMELLRGQSLSELLREERLGLARIRRIMVQVCAALSAAHQLGVVHRDIKPDNLFIAHKSGQPDFVKVLDFGVAKLLTAEGVNGTLDGTIIGTPTYMSPEQAAGLPVDARADIYAVGTVLYELLAGQPPFVAPNFGQLMVKILTESPPELPTHTPAGDAIPPELAAITLRCLSKEPEGRPAQLAEVITALVTDSDPATLAVVPPEDRPTRPMPMPFALRMPRRAGWAALVGVLALAGVGLVLVRGGEPAASTPGAVVAEPLVAEAPKPQPVPVSLTVNSVPAGARVVRADTGETLGVTPWVAQMPSSASSLGVRVELAGYVPSEHQLPLDASSSLEVPLVRAGTKPARAMPSRSSLPRSSLSRKSSMGNRDAVIDPFAP
- a CDS encoding MopE-related protein, yielding MKSISSLVCALGFGLWMAVAASACWVAELPDGTIFSCASDEDCSLAGEKCVPREGLSGYCCTPSANATEVCNGVDDDCNGKKDDLAATCYGGPEGTAGKGRCKAGTPKCGANNEQLCEGEVQPTEELCNRVDDNCDGVTDEGFDLQQDVKNCGACGTACSAGQTCVAGRCTGRVQQTCTEGSDDDGDGLVGCADTDCDQKSCGTGCTCKSNVAAETTCNDNVDNDKDTKNDCADTDCANLSCGTGCLCKSNAAAETLCGDSNDNDRDTKIDCADTDCANQSCGTGCLCKSNAAAETTCNDNVDNDKDTKVDCADTDCANQSCGTGCLCKSNAAAETTCNDGQDNDKDNKIDCADTADCTTGTACGNGRTCKSNGTCS
- a CDS encoding PEGA domain-containing protein, which gives rise to MRTAFVVAAVLLALASGPARAQGGFGLDLSSDPNAPQSNEQTEESSEEAPPDGSMGLDLSSGPGADLMPRFGLVGLDTPERAGAAASKRWVGWLQGVAFRTGKVVRAATPAEARQQLGNDYATTLRCAEASCLSGAADTLDADLLTTARLSLEDEGWTLRLWTFDRDRGVVETDVVTGRKPTDSTFIREAGETLAKRVTTLARPRAMLKVASNVSRAVVRVGSRVLGVGNVEAKLPPGDNQIVVEADDYNTYTKTVTLTPGETKELAVRLEFSGAAPESPLSELDERTPAKKKRKSGSSNPTIFSRPALYTTVLGLAAVGAGVAMGLPLQQRTMKIDRQGVVDINRRDYEAMRQNALISTALMAGGGAVAAGSLAWLIIVPQRSAPASSSVAPVAGGTGGSGRGDMALHLVFGGSF
- a CDS encoding M20/M25/M40 family metallo-hydrolase; the encoded protein is MHEGGQAAADWLVGRLGEMEEALAALVEVNSWTENPEGGRRVGALLREQLAIPGLAAEVVPSQRYADHLVFRSEGRPAARPLALVGHLDTVFPPGKFEGYRREGSLRRGPGVLDMKGGLVVIAWALKALAATGGLGRLPPLRLVVVADEEVGSPEGIGVIREAIAGAEACLVFESGRAGDAIITRRKGTGMAVATARGKAAHAGNAHHEGANALWAIARFVDRVQQLTDYPRGLTVNVGKVTGGQGKNTVPDQAVAEVDLRFCTRADGEELVRRFHHAAEEAAAGVPGTRIEVQGGVSREPLERTEASAALMEAYGTCAHASGLGRGESPLVGGGSDASTSSSMGIPSIDGLGPRGKGFHTVEEFIEVETLVPKAQALARYLASRGA